In Natrinema sp. SYSU A 869, the following proteins share a genomic window:
- a CDS encoding enolase C-terminal domain-like protein, translating into MSPTVTGIECIEFTYPIENMEKPLDSFYPGYSPDSSYERTVLAVRIQTDADIDGTFVSLNSPPGPALAQIDSIAPYLVGKNPLEREKHWNQFRLILRKYDRMGIGPIDIALWDIAGKFHDAPIHQLLGTYRTEIPTYASTAFGDDNGGLDSPAAYADFAEECLDAGFPAFKLHGWRAKASSLDVEREVDLIHAVGDRVGDEMDLMYDPVGQLETFGDVLKVGKACDEQGFLWLEDPGRDFGTSQHGSKTLKNQIETPLLQTEHVRGLEPHTDFAVNEATTFLRTDPEYDAGITGAMKISRVAEGLGLDVEYHICGPAQRHCIAAVRNTNYYELGLAHPNHSVTHDPPVYKGEYGDGIDAVDDHGYVTVPNGPGLGVTYDWEYISDKSTRKRSYE; encoded by the coding sequence ATGTCACCGACAGTAACGGGCATCGAGTGTATCGAGTTCACCTATCCGATAGAGAATATGGAGAAGCCGTTGGATTCGTTTTATCCGGGATACAGCCCGGACAGCTCGTATGAGCGGACGGTATTGGCGGTTCGAATCCAGACAGACGCCGATATCGACGGCACGTTCGTCTCGTTGAACTCTCCACCGGGACCGGCACTCGCACAGATCGATTCGATCGCGCCGTATCTCGTCGGGAAGAATCCGCTCGAACGAGAGAAACACTGGAACCAGTTCAGGCTGATCCTGCGGAAGTACGATCGGATGGGAATCGGACCGATCGACATCGCCCTCTGGGACATCGCCGGGAAGTTTCACGACGCTCCGATACACCAACTACTCGGAACGTACCGGACCGAAATCCCGACGTATGCGTCGACGGCGTTCGGGGACGATAACGGCGGTCTCGATTCGCCAGCAGCGTACGCGGACTTCGCCGAAGAGTGTCTCGACGCCGGCTTTCCCGCGTTCAAACTCCACGGATGGCGAGCGAAGGCGTCGAGCCTTGACGTGGAACGCGAAGTCGACCTGATCCACGCGGTGGGCGACCGCGTGGGCGACGAGATGGACCTCATGTACGATCCGGTCGGCCAACTGGAAACCTTTGGTGACGTTCTCAAAGTCGGGAAGGCCTGCGACGAACAGGGGTTCCTCTGGCTCGAAGATCCCGGTCGCGATTTCGGCACCTCCCAGCACGGGAGCAAAACGCTGAAGAACCAAATCGAAACGCCGCTTCTCCAGACGGAGCACGTTCGGGGACTCGAGCCCCACACCGACTTCGCGGTCAACGAGGCGACGACCTTTCTCCGAACGGATCCAGAGTACGACGCCGGGATTACGGGCGCAATGAAGATATCGCGGGTCGCCGAGGGGCTCGGTCTCGACGTCGAGTACCACATCTGTGGTCCCGCCCAACGCCACTGTATCGCCGCCGTCCGAAACACGAACTACTACGAACTCGGCCTCGCCCACCCGAATCACTCGGTCACTCACGACCCGCCCGTCTACAAGGGCGAATACGGGGACGGGATAGACGCCGTTGACGACCACGGGTATGTCACCGTCCCGAACGGACCGGGCCTCGGCGTCACGTACGACTGGGAGTATATTTCCGATAAGAGCACGCGGAAGCGATCGTACGAGTAA
- a CDS encoding pilin → MFGQIRSTIQPLAVWLVFLIVISGSVAAQSEVGDVYCGTGVETGIGIVFGAVAGLGLPATGFYVGRSGLSYMRAGGNPEKKNQAKERLVMSGIGFGIIVLALISPELIDKVGSQMGFGFSDCVRPF, encoded by the coding sequence TTGTTCGGCCAGATTAGGTCAACAATCCAGCCACTGGCAGTGTGGCTCGTGTTTTTGATCGTCATCTCTGGGTCAGTAGCTGCGCAGTCGGAGGTCGGAGACGTCTACTGTGGGACCGGTGTCGAGACTGGAATCGGGATCGTCTTTGGCGCCGTTGCCGGTCTCGGACTTCCTGCAACCGGATTCTACGTTGGTCGGTCTGGTCTTTCATACATGCGTGCTGGTGGGAATCCAGAGAAGAAGAACCAAGCCAAGGAGAGGCTCGTAATGTCGGGTATCGGGTTCGGGATCATCGTCCTTGCCCTGATCTCACCAGAACTCATCGACAAGGTCGGCAGTCAGATGGGATTTGGCTTTTCAGACTGTGTGCGGCCGTTCTAA
- a CDS encoding conjugal transfer protein: MSTNTADHEYNARKIHQSLGGTTAFFRGYTIGELMLFLAVAFVTVVAATFVPAALTIPVLGFGIMLTTLLFLLHKVKPRYLWLTEWLAARFGWAIKNKEYTHGDADNSEVRYLTRLQRVYPHAVERTDGALVGAMKVEPANMALEDDNAWAKAVQSLSEFANSTVDFPVKIYVTSREVDEDEIVRAHQDRLGDVDVRSRPVLKRLLEEYVSANTTENREIDSETTTIREYYLITAVNDADIEHFDETDDSVLAYLAEMPALGRFFDRFQTDDLTDSERERLKEEQLESRLTQLRRGGSSLYRCSVSPVDAYDLARITKEYWTCQAEEYADITTALGTFPVVSHGISDGVPATPDPDDVLDAMDEHDDLSDTNSSNHAEENSDEDADDDPPVPSDDRLPDTSTMHQSVIAPSTIDWETTYAVINDETYVRTFWIEQFPEEPSDGLLERLLLETDLQTDLSIHLDPFDSQSAQDMMADWISDLKINQHDSNSLKAEDLQDDIDQAKYMRSLVRANKASFYRGGVFIRLAAESQQELENQTTRLRSIIKDAPANCTLKVASRWQERGLATVSPLGANELGRDRMSTLTNQAIGAMFPFSSNYLMMDDGIEYGYHGHNGSPVRINPWELETGHSELVVGMPGAGKTFGDIMRHLRMMKRRNDTMLVLVDPVGGFRGIADALNAKTITVGGDTKLNPLEIRETPQHVLESSDGISPLSAKKDEVYAVLENFLDARDIELGAETGVLSYVIDESYRQAGIVEDDVSTHTSANSPTMQDVHRILCDIAENPDEHNIAASESARERAAQYADELAIAFQPFREGGSYENLSHRSEINILEGDNKVVYIDLGQIEGSASGIDRQTFLMQLLLSTIYQQAKNTQRNVELAIDEAHYLFEDQANLDFLETAFRHQRHAGLRMVLLSQTAQEFYETEQAEKIIGMCPIKVFHKLPDLDDGTADKIGLTEEQRRYVRGADAGKEDLGYSQSLVRVEEHGTYPLHVVADDFEKRVIDYEPDDQAFIQQAISDDSAELLAFEEFVENEAQRNALATHLDLTADTASRLLEEDLTKEEVLDAVVDHALETDADEAHVRTDGGESPTKGDTTETECDIQDHD; this comes from the coding sequence ATGAGTACGAACACAGCAGACCATGAGTATAACGCGCGAAAGATCCACCAGTCACTGGGTGGCACAACGGCATTCTTCCGGGGTTATACGATCGGCGAACTCATGCTGTTCCTTGCAGTGGCGTTCGTCACCGTTGTTGCAGCGACGTTCGTCCCGGCGGCACTGACGATTCCCGTACTGGGCTTCGGGATCATGCTCACGACGCTGCTGTTCTTGCTCCACAAGGTCAAGCCCAGATACCTCTGGCTCACGGAGTGGCTCGCTGCCCGTTTCGGCTGGGCGATCAAGAACAAGGAGTATACCCACGGCGATGCGGACAACAGCGAGGTTCGCTACCTGACCCGCTTACAGCGGGTGTATCCCCACGCTGTCGAACGAACGGACGGAGCACTCGTCGGAGCGATGAAAGTCGAGCCAGCGAATATGGCTCTCGAGGACGACAATGCGTGGGCGAAGGCCGTTCAATCACTCTCGGAGTTTGCCAACTCGACTGTCGACTTTCCAGTGAAGATCTACGTCACCAGTCGAGAGGTCGATGAGGATGAGATTGTCCGTGCACACCAGGATCGACTTGGTGATGTCGACGTTCGCTCGCGTCCAGTCTTGAAACGGCTTCTCGAGGAATACGTTTCGGCGAACACGACCGAAAACAGGGAGATCGACTCTGAGACGACCACGATCCGCGAGTACTACCTTATTACTGCAGTGAACGATGCGGATATTGAGCACTTCGACGAAACTGACGATAGTGTCCTCGCCTATCTTGCAGAGATGCCCGCATTAGGCCGATTCTTCGACCGGTTCCAGACCGATGATCTGACCGACTCCGAGCGTGAGCGACTCAAAGAAGAACAACTCGAGTCTCGACTCACACAGCTCCGCCGTGGCGGCTCGTCGCTCTACCGGTGTTCAGTTAGCCCTGTCGACGCATACGACCTCGCTCGGATCACGAAGGAGTACTGGACGTGCCAAGCGGAAGAGTACGCTGATATCACGACCGCGCTCGGTACGTTCCCGGTCGTCTCGCACGGGATTAGCGACGGTGTCCCAGCGACGCCCGACCCGGATGACGTCCTCGATGCAATGGACGAACACGACGATCTGTCGGACACGAACTCGAGCAACCATGCCGAAGAGAACAGTGACGAGGACGCTGACGATGATCCGCCGGTTCCTTCCGATGACCGGCTACCAGACACGTCGACGATGCACCAGTCGGTTATCGCTCCCTCGACGATCGACTGGGAAACGACCTACGCCGTGATCAACGACGAGACATACGTCCGTACGTTCTGGATCGAACAATTCCCTGAAGAGCCGTCGGATGGACTCCTCGAGCGACTCTTACTCGAGACCGATCTGCAGACGGATCTCAGCATCCACCTCGATCCGTTCGATAGTCAGTCGGCCCAGGACATGATGGCCGACTGGATTTCGGACTTGAAGATCAACCAGCACGACTCGAACAGTCTCAAAGCCGAAGATCTGCAGGACGATATCGACCAGGCGAAGTACATGCGGTCGCTCGTTCGGGCGAACAAAGCATCGTTCTACCGGGGTGGTGTGTTCATTCGCCTCGCTGCCGAAAGTCAGCAAGAACTCGAGAATCAGACGACTCGATTACGCTCGATCATCAAGGATGCGCCGGCGAACTGTACGCTCAAAGTTGCGAGCCGCTGGCAGGAACGTGGCCTCGCAACGGTGTCACCGCTTGGAGCAAACGAACTCGGCCGCGATCGGATGTCCACACTGACGAATCAGGCGATCGGCGCGATGTTCCCGTTCTCGTCGAACTACCTCATGATGGACGACGGTATCGAATACGGCTATCACGGTCACAACGGGTCACCAGTCCGAATCAATCCGTGGGAACTCGAGACGGGACACAGCGAACTCGTCGTCGGGATGCCGGGTGCTGGGAAGACGTTCGGCGACATCATGCGCCACCTTCGGATGATGAAACGACGCAACGACACGATGCTCGTCCTCGTCGATCCAGTCGGCGGCTTCCGTGGCATCGCGGATGCCCTGAACGCAAAAACGATCACCGTCGGCGGCGACACGAAGCTCAACCCACTCGAGATCCGAGAGACGCCACAGCACGTCCTCGAGTCCAGCGATGGCATCTCTCCCCTCTCGGCGAAGAAAGACGAGGTCTACGCCGTTCTCGAGAACTTCCTCGACGCTCGTGATATCGAACTCGGAGCCGAAACTGGTGTCCTCTCGTACGTTATTGATGAGTCCTACCGACAAGCAGGGATCGTTGAGGACGACGTCTCGACGCACACGTCGGCGAACTCACCGACGATGCAGGACGTCCATCGGATTCTCTGTGATATCGCTGAGAACCCGGATGAGCACAATATTGCGGCATCCGAATCTGCTCGCGAGCGTGCCGCACAATATGCAGACGAACTCGCAATCGCGTTTCAGCCCTTCCGAGAGGGCGGTTCCTACGAAAATCTCTCACACCGCTCGGAGATCAATATCCTCGAGGGCGACAACAAGGTCGTCTACATCGATCTCGGTCAGATCGAGGGTAGTGCATCGGGGATCGACCGCCAGACGTTCCTGATGCAGCTCCTGCTCTCGACGATCTATCAGCAGGCGAAGAACACCCAACGGAACGTCGAGCTCGCGATCGACGAAGCGCACTACCTCTTCGAGGACCAGGCGAACCTTGATTTCCTCGAGACGGCGTTCCGTCATCAGCGCCACGCTGGGCTTCGAATGGTGTTACTCTCGCAGACTGCTCAGGAGTTCTACGAAACCGAACAGGCAGAGAAGATCATCGGCATGTGTCCGATCAAGGTCTTCCACAAGCTCCCCGATCTGGACGACGGGACAGCCGACAAAATCGGCTTGACGGAAGAGCAGCGCCGATACGTCAGAGGTGCTGACGCCGGGAAAGAGGATCTCGGCTATAGCCAGTCGCTTGTCCGTGTCGAGGAACACGGGACGTACCCGCTGCACGTTGTTGCTGATGACTTCGAGAAACGGGTCATCGACTACGAACCTGACGACCAGGCCTTCATCCAGCAAGCGATTAGCGACGACTCAGCAGAGTTGCTCGCCTTCGAAGAGTTCGTCGAAAACGAAGCACAGCGCAACGCGCTTGCGACGCATCTCGATCTCACTGCAGACACAGCGAGTCGTCTTCTCGAGGAGGATCTCACGAAAGAAGAAGTCCTCGATGCGGTCGTTGACCATGCCCTCGAGACGGACGCTGACGAGGCACATGTCCGGACTGACGGTGGGGAATCACCGACCAAAGGAGACACAACTGAAACGGAGTGTGACATCCAAGACCATGACTAG
- a CDS encoding TAXI family TRAP transporter solute-binding subunit: MGFDSDRRDVVKGIAGIGLAGIAGCMGGSGGGSNGIAIGHTGEGSIAGGVALSIQRVMNEHSDEIDVAPEGTGGDPSSVRLLEQSELEGAVMGPYSILFAEEGTTPFAEQQPDPEQLPLQCFSGALINGMWLAREDTDLETTDDLIDSDAQIWALDPEWGFYSLVRQILNQVELDSGETFWENIEDRLVNVSSSDAAGAIEEGRIDAAMTLGSSYRGLPSYAAEKDARADLKALKQSESIYETVDSHPAMTAEYVSPDVWGWEQDLGVDEMLSWSTPHTLWLSEDVEADVAYDIMSTVHENGEMYTNTAETNLDLTAIEDMGYVYGDFPFHPGARDFLQENDLWEDSYEVGR; this comes from the coding sequence ATGGGGTTTGATAGCGATCGACGCGACGTAGTGAAAGGTATCGCAGGGATCGGACTGGCCGGTATAGCAGGCTGTATGGGCGGCAGTGGCGGGGGTTCGAACGGCATCGCTATCGGTCACACTGGTGAGGGATCGATTGCCGGCGGCGTCGCACTTTCGATCCAGCGCGTGATGAACGAGCATTCCGACGAAATCGATGTTGCACCGGAAGGGACCGGTGGCGATCCGTCATCGGTCCGTCTCCTCGAACAGAGTGAACTCGAAGGCGCCGTTATGGGTCCCTACAGCATCCTCTTCGCCGAGGAGGGAACGACGCCGTTCGCCGAACAACAGCCTGATCCGGAGCAGTTACCGCTTCAGTGCTTCTCCGGCGCACTAATCAACGGAATGTGGCTGGCGAGAGAGGATACGGACCTCGAAACGACCGACGACCTTATCGACAGCGATGCCCAGATCTGGGCCCTCGATCCGGAGTGGGGATTTTACTCCCTCGTCCGGCAGATTCTCAACCAAGTCGAGCTCGATAGTGGTGAGACGTTCTGGGAGAATATCGAGGACCGGCTGGTCAACGTGTCCAGTTCCGACGCTGCAGGTGCGATCGAGGAAGGGAGGATCGACGCGGCGATGACGCTCGGTTCGAGTTACAGGGGACTCCCCTCGTACGCCGCCGAAAAAGATGCGCGCGCTGATTTGAAAGCGCTCAAGCAGTCCGAGAGCATCTACGAGACCGTCGATTCACACCCCGCGATGACAGCCGAATACGTCTCCCCGGACGTCTGGGGCTGGGAGCAGGACCTCGGAGTAGACGAGATGCTGTCCTGGTCGACGCCCCACACGCTGTGGCTCTCTGAGGACGTCGAAGCCGACGTCGCGTACGATATCATGTCGACGGTTCACGAGAACGGCGAAATGTACACGAACACGGCGGAGACGAACCTCGACCTGACTGCCATCGAAGACATGGGGTACGTCTATGGGGACTTCCCGTTCCACCCCGGAGCGCGCGATTTCCTCCAGGAGAACGACCTCTGGGAGGATAGCTACGAAGTGGGCCGTTGA
- a CDS encoding IclR family transcriptional regulator, which translates to MTDSNSDPGSGTRTIKSVETSITILESLMEFESPKVSELADATDNSRANVYKHLQTLQKHGFVMREENKYRLSLRYLDFGGFVRDQIDGTRIIKPRMVEAAEKTGEIVQYMVREGGHTVIIYRESGHQGVLTRARIGYRYPIHQVASGKTMLASMPKSEVEEIIDQYGLFAATENTITSKESLYEELEEIRSKGYAINNQESTKGLYSIAVPVSTPDQDVIGACAVSGPVHRLRKQKKTKEVIETMRSLVNEIELNLTHS; encoded by the coding sequence ATGACCGATTCGAACTCAGACCCCGGTTCCGGAACGAGGACGATAAAATCCGTGGAAACGTCGATAACGATACTCGAATCGTTAATGGAGTTCGAGTCGCCAAAAGTCAGCGAATTAGCTGACGCGACAGACAATTCGAGGGCAAATGTTTATAAACATCTACAGACGCTCCAGAAGCACGGGTTCGTTATGAGAGAGGAAAACAAGTATCGACTCAGTCTACGGTATCTGGACTTCGGGGGATTCGTCCGCGATCAGATCGATGGGACGAGAATTATCAAACCGAGAATGGTCGAGGCCGCAGAGAAGACGGGTGAGATAGTTCAGTACATGGTCCGCGAAGGAGGGCACACCGTGATCATATACAGAGAGTCGGGGCATCAAGGCGTCTTAACCCGTGCACGTATCGGATACCGATACCCGATTCATCAGGTCGCATCGGGAAAAACGATGCTCGCGTCCATGCCGAAGTCCGAGGTGGAGGAGATCATCGATCAATACGGACTTTTCGCTGCCACGGAAAACACGATTACTAGCAAAGAGTCGCTTTACGAAGAGTTAGAAGAAATCCGTAGTAAGGGGTACGCCATCAACAATCAGGAAAGCACGAAGGGGCTCTACTCTATCGCGGTTCCCGTCAGTACGCCGGATCAGGACGTCATCGGTGCGTGCGCCGTTTCCGGTCCAGTACACAGATTACGGAAGCAAAAGAAAACCAAGGAGGTTATCGAGACGATGAGGAGCTTGGTCAACGAGATCGAACTGAATCTCACTCATTCCTGA
- a CDS encoding metalloregulator ArsR/SmtB family transcription factor, producing MSKPDSPPDEAYSALERLYDDPEERIATLQDIRPSEQDVAGQETVFKALGNEDRLRVLSALRESECCGCELQIVLDAPQSTVATHLRKLKEAGLVKSRKKGKWSYYRIADTAVFELLDLAHAIQESA from the coding sequence ATGTCTAAGCCAGATTCGCCACCCGACGAAGCCTACAGCGCACTCGAACGGCTGTACGACGATCCAGAAGAACGAATCGCCACCTTACAGGATATCCGGCCATCTGAACAAGATGTCGCCGGTCAGGAGACCGTCTTCAAGGCCCTCGGGAATGAGGACCGCCTCCGAGTTCTGAGTGCACTCCGCGAATCCGAGTGTTGTGGTTGTGAGTTACAGATCGTGCTCGACGCCCCCCAATCGACGGTCGCCACCCACCTCCGGAAGCTGAAAGAGGCAGGACTGGTCAAATCCCGGAAGAAGGGCAAGTGGAGCTACTATCGCATCGCTGATACCGCGGTCTTCGAACTGCTTGATCTCGCCCACGCTATTCAGGAGAGCGCGTGA
- a CDS encoding helix-turn-helix domain-containing protein, with protein sequence MTPDHDRIRPDGGIDALDPPPMDVMDEETLEPGTLAQNAPRLEIVVQLLNRPALARVYVYVCYWGPVAPPEIIDTLELSKSTTYEYVETLVDLGLVDCDDSTRPQKLTADPIIIVEQYVPIVITPTVLHALALQAVDEDVEYFLDRYGIGKLIAALRGAGLHFAGKTTQRMVASDIDVRDTEAMMIISALKPALAVGREHDPFFEHLFPDVSDEMELPDTDEQAGAPSSTPDIDG encoded by the coding sequence ATGACCCCCGATCACGATCGTATTCGTCCGGACGGAGGGATTGATGCGCTGGATCCTCCACCGATGGATGTGATGGACGAAGAAACGCTCGAGCCAGGGACGCTGGCGCAGAACGCACCTCGACTGGAAATAGTCGTACAACTGCTTAATCGGCCAGCGCTGGCTCGCGTCTACGTGTACGTCTGCTATTGGGGGCCAGTTGCCCCGCCGGAGATCATAGACACCCTCGAGCTTTCGAAATCGACCACGTACGAGTACGTCGAGACGCTGGTTGACCTTGGGCTGGTCGACTGCGACGATTCGACGCGGCCCCAGAAACTGACCGCTGATCCGATCATCATCGTCGAACAATACGTCCCAATCGTCATTACGCCGACCGTCCTCCACGCGCTTGCGCTCCAAGCGGTCGACGAGGATGTCGAGTACTTCCTTGACCGGTACGGTATCGGCAAACTGATTGCCGCGTTGCGCGGTGCCGGGCTGCACTTCGCGGGGAAGACGACCCAGCGAATGGTCGCGTCCGACATCGACGTTCGCGACACCGAAGCGATGATGATCATCTCTGCGCTCAAGCCCGCGCTAGCCGTCGGCCGGGAACACGATCCGTTCTTTGAGCACCTCTTTCCGGACGTGTCTGACGAGATGGAACTCCCCGATACTGACGAGCAAGCTGGTGCCCCCTCGAGCACGCCGGATATTGACGGGTGA
- a CDS encoding archaea-specific SMC-related protein, with the protein MKRRIESECESLENLEDELEELMDDLPSRDEISDERISQIEQEIQRLRGQVQRIDLTAGDLQSVIQFNEQFLEEGQPDFLEGFEDDRSPSGEITDKLVDDTEEVVCWTCGSKVERSQIEETLDRLRTIRNNTISDRQPLKSQIDELKDEKSTLESEQRKAEQIRQKITDVEAEIHRREETLETLRERKAEPSETIDGLGAEVDEFEGTDQNEILEVQRETSRLKVELSHLEGELAGIEDEITTELVDLRTHVEDLQQQAIEEFDNHMAAVLEQLDYDNLERIWIEQTETEVRERRRKVVKDRFDLHIVRSTGSGTVYEDTVDHLSESEREVTGLVFALAGYLVHDVYDHVPFMLLDSIEAIDSNRIARLVDYLAGYAGYLVVALLEEDAAVLDDSYPRIEMI; encoded by the coding sequence GTGAAGCGTCGGATTGAATCCGAATGCGAGAGCCTCGAGAACCTCGAGGACGAGCTTGAAGAGCTGATGGACGACCTGCCCAGTCGAGACGAGATCTCCGACGAACGTATTTCGCAAATCGAACAGGAGATTCAGCGCCTCCGCGGACAGGTGCAGCGGATCGATTTGACGGCCGGCGATCTCCAGTCAGTCATCCAGTTCAACGAGCAATTCTTGGAGGAGGGACAGCCGGACTTCCTTGAGGGGTTCGAGGACGATCGGTCACCCAGTGGCGAAATCACTGATAAACTCGTCGATGATACTGAAGAGGTCGTCTGCTGGACGTGTGGAAGCAAGGTCGAGCGATCTCAAATCGAGGAGACGCTCGACCGGTTGCGGACCATCCGAAACAACACGATAAGCGATAGGCAGCCCCTCAAAAGCCAGATTGACGAATTAAAGGACGAAAAGTCGACGCTAGAGAGCGAACAGCGGAAAGCCGAACAAATACGACAGAAGATCACGGACGTCGAGGCCGAGATCCACCGCCGCGAGGAGACGTTAGAGACCCTCCGAGAGCGCAAAGCGGAGCCCTCAGAGACGATCGACGGACTCGGTGCGGAAGTAGACGAGTTCGAAGGCACTGATCAGAACGAGATACTCGAGGTACAGAGGGAAACGAGTCGGCTCAAAGTTGAACTGAGTCACCTCGAGGGAGAACTCGCTGGCATCGAAGATGAGATCACGACCGAACTAGTTGACCTTCGAACACATGTCGAAGATTTACAACAGCAGGCCATCGAGGAGTTTGACAACCACATGGCTGCCGTTCTCGAGCAACTCGACTACGATAATCTCGAGCGCATTTGGATCGAACAGACGGAAACCGAAGTCCGAGAAAGGCGCCGAAAGGTGGTGAAGGATCGGTTCGACCTTCACATCGTTCGCAGTACCGGTTCGGGAACCGTCTACGAGGACACGGTCGATCACCTGAGCGAGAGTGAACGGGAGGTGACCGGGCTCGTATTCGCTCTTGCCGGGTACCTTGTCCACGACGTCTACGATCACGTTCCGTTCATGCTACTGGACTCCATCGAAGCCATCGACTCGAACCGAATCGCACGACTCGTCGACTACCTAGCGGGATATGCGGGCTATCTGGTGGTTGCACTGCTCGAGGAAGACGCGGCTGTGCTGGACGACAGCTATCCTCGAATCGAAATGATCTAA
- a CDS encoding D-2-hydroxyacid dehydrogenase: METNDIVLTNSTGIHTDSVGETVIGYMLMFARLLHRYRWSQRDRVWDRPNWNEPHTLEGSSLCVVGLGTLGVAVAERASALGMDVSGVKRTVEPVRCVDRVYPPDELETAIADSHFVALAVPLIDETRRLIGKRELETMRQGAYLINVSRGRVVDQDALVEALREEDIAGAALDVFETEPLPSESPLWEMETSS, from the coding sequence TTGGAAACGAACGATATCGTGCTCACCAACAGCACGGGCATTCACACTGACAGCGTCGGCGAGACCGTTATCGGGTACATGCTCATGTTCGCACGACTCCTGCATCGGTACCGCTGGAGTCAACGCGACCGTGTCTGGGATCGGCCGAACTGGAACGAACCGCACACGCTTGAGGGATCGTCGCTCTGCGTCGTTGGGCTCGGCACGCTCGGCGTCGCCGTAGCTGAACGTGCATCAGCCCTCGGAATGGACGTTTCGGGCGTAAAGCGAACGGTCGAACCCGTCAGATGCGTCGATCGAGTGTATCCGCCCGATGAACTCGAAACCGCGATCGCCGATAGCCATTTCGTGGCCCTCGCTGTTCCACTCATCGACGAGACGAGGCGGTTAATCGGGAAACGCGAACTGGAGACGATGCGTCAGGGCGCCTATCTCATCAACGTCTCTCGGGGTCGCGTCGTCGATCAGGATGCGCTTGTCGAGGCACTTCGAGAGGAGGACATCGCTGGCGCTGCGCTCGACGTCTTCGAGACCGAACCTCTCCCGTCCGAGTCGCCGCTCTGGGAGATGGAAACGTCATCGTAA
- a CDS encoding permease: protein MLPPGLPNALLDSWDYFLHLAVILVPLFIGASFLVGLAQEYLPPKKVERKLRGHDEGTGNAAAAGLGAVTPFCSCSTVPVLAGLLQAGAPLGLAFSFLLASPLVNEIAVLLLIGLFGIEVTIYYVTITFVAAVVGGIIIGRLGLADHVKEVRITDSTSQAVADGGTVDCCAGGTANVEQTHRQHFESAAREAWSFFVDTLPYLILGMTIGALIHGAVPVDMLHTVLGSENPLAVPLAALAGAPVYISLSGMLPIAASLSEHGIEIGTVLAFVIGGAGVSIPNLILLNKLFKRRLLLVYAGTVVTIGITVGIVFNLFIV from the coding sequence ATGCTTCCACCAGGCCTTCCCAATGCGCTCCTCGACTCGTGGGATTACTTCCTGCACCTCGCCGTCATTCTCGTACCGCTGTTCATCGGGGCCTCCTTCCTCGTGGGTCTCGCACAGGAGTATCTCCCCCCAAAGAAAGTCGAACGCAAGCTCCGTGGTCATGACGAAGGGACTGGCAACGCTGCTGCAGCTGGCTTGGGTGCGGTAACACCGTTTTGTTCGTGTTCGACTGTCCCTGTTCTCGCCGGTTTGCTGCAAGCAGGCGCGCCGCTTGGACTCGCGTTCTCGTTCCTACTCGCATCGCCACTCGTGAACGAGATTGCCGTACTGCTACTCATAGGACTTTTCGGGATCGAGGTGACTATCTACTACGTCACAATCACCTTCGTTGCCGCTGTCGTCGGTGGCATCATCATCGGACGGCTCGGATTAGCCGACCACGTCAAAGAGGTCCGCATTACGGATAGTACGAGTCAGGCCGTAGCGGACGGCGGGACAGTTGATTGCTGTGCCGGAGGGACAGCGAATGTAGAGCAGACGCACCGACAGCATTTCGAATCAGCCGCGCGTGAAGCGTGGTCGTTCTTCGTCGATACACTTCCGTATCTTATACTCGGAATGACGATCGGTGCGCTAATTCACGGCGCCGTTCCGGTTGATATGCTTCATACCGTCCTTGGTTCGGAGAACCCGCTCGCCGTGCCGTTAGCGGCGTTGGCCGGTGCCCCGGTCTACATTAGCCTCAGCGGCATGCTCCCCATCGCCGCCTCGCTCAGCGAACACGGGATTGAGATCGGGACCGTTCTTGCGTTCGTTATCGGTGGCGCAGGCGTGAGCATCCCGAATCTAATTCTCCTAAACAAACTGTTCAAACGCCGGCTATTGCTCGTCTACGCTGGAACCGTCGTCACAATCGGTATTACCGTTGGCATCGTGTTCAATCTCTTCATCGTCTGA